The following proteins are co-located in the Mobula birostris isolate sMobBir1 chromosome 26, sMobBir1.hap1, whole genome shotgun sequence genome:
- the LOC140188339 gene encoding perilipin-2-like, with amino-acid sequence MASEADRNVELANNGEHQDDGEQQNVVNRVTNLPLVSSAYDMVSAAYNNTKENHPYVKTVCDVAEQGVKAISAVAASGAKPIMNKLEPQIAAANEYACMGLDKLEEKLPILQQSTPQVVADTKELVSSTITGAKDAVSNTVTGVVDMAKGAVHSSIEKTKNAVAGGVNTVMTSRVGQMVATGVDSALNKSEEMVDHYLPLTEEELAKLATSTEGFEVAPVQEQSYYVRLGSLSSKVRHRAYQHSTAKMQKVRQSSQEIISQLHNTMDLIELARKGMDSANQKLHGVQEKLHQAWDDWVKNQPEAQAAEQNAQKPEHLESRMLTMTRGLTQQLQTTCLTLVSNVHGLPQHVQDKVQQIRKTAETIHTSFSSANSLGDLSGQLLAQSREQMAKIRESMDGVMEYVLHNTPLNWMVGPFAPQLTEKPQSPSEEMIAMDEVKE; translated from the exons AATGTGGTGAACAGGGTCACTAACCTGCCGCTTGTGAGCTCTGCCTATGATATGGTGTCGGCTGCATACAACAACACCAAGGAGAACCATCCATATGTCAAGACGGTCTGTGACGTTGCTGAACAGGGAGTGAAGGCCATCTCTGCTGTGGCTGCCAGTGGTGCCAAGCCCATTATGAACAAGCTGGAACCACAAA TTGCAGCAGCTAATGAATATGCCTGTATGGGCTTGGATAAGCTGGAAGAGAAGCTTCCAATCCTTCAGCAGTCCACACCCCAG GTTGTTGCAGATACCAAGGAGCTAGTTTCCTCCACTATTACGGGAGCTAAAGATGCCGTCTCCAACACAGTGACTGGTGTCGTTGACATGGCCAAGGGAGCTGTGCATAGCAGCATCGAGAAGACCAAGAATGCGGTAGCTGGAGGAGTAAATACTGTCATGACATCCAGAGTTGGCCAGATGGTGGCCACTGGTGTGGACAGCGCACTCAATAAATCGGAAGAGATGGTTGATCATTATCTTCCTTTAACTGAAGAAGAATTGG CAAAGTTGGCCACATCTACAGAAGGTTTTGAAGTGGCCCCAGTACAAGAGCAAAGTTACTATGTGCGCTTGGGATCTTTGTCTTCGAAAGTTCGTCACAGAGCATACCAGCACTCAACTGCTAAGATGCAGAAGGTCAGGCAAAGCAGCCAAGAAATCATCTCTCAGCTTCACAACACCATGGATCTG ATTGAATTGGCAAGAAAAGGGATGGATTCAGCAAATCAGAAGCTCCATGGTGTTCAGGAGAAACTGCATCAGGCCTGGGATGATTGGGTGAAAAATCAACCAGAAGCTCAAGCAGCAGAACAGAATGCTCAGAAACCAGAG CACCTCGAATCTCGAATGTTAACCATGACCCGTGGTCTCACACAGCAATTACAGACTACCTGCCTGACCTTGGTTTCAAATGTTCACGGTCTCCCTCAACACGTTCAAGATAAAGTGCAACAGATCCGCAAAACAGCTGAAACCATCCACACCTCGTTTTCCTCTGCTAATTCCTTGGGGGATCTCTCTGGGCAGCTGTTGGCCCAAAGTCGGGAACAGATGGCAAAAATTCGGGAATCCATGGATGGGGTGATGGAATATGTGCTTCATAACACTCCTCTCAACTGGATGGTTGGTCCTTTTGCCCCGCAGTTGACTGAGAAACCTCAGTCGCCATCTGAGGAGATGATTGCAATGGATGAAGTTAAAGAGTAA